CGAAAAATTGAGGGTTCATTAAACGAGTTAGGACGAAAAGGGATTGATACAGATCGCATTTTTGGTCAACGTTTTCGGGGTGAAGAGACCGTCCCCTTATTCCAAGTTCAAACCGATAGGGGAAAGTTCTACCGTTTTGAGGATGAGGAGATTGATCAGTTGATTGAGCAGAATACAAATTCTCAGTTGGAGATCGAAGATCTTGAGGAGACGAGCGAGGCGGTGATTGAAGATGTCTCAGATATGTCCGAAATCCGAGAGTTGGATCAGCTCATTGATGGGTTAAACAGATTTGATATAGTGCCTCACGATTTCGATCGCTCAAATGGAGTCGAGAATAGTAACGGTAATTCGATCTTTACCATCCGAGATGGTGACCGGGAGCCTCGAAAATCGAATACCGTCTGGGAAATGCTGGGTGTCATTGAGGACATCGGGCGGCGCGGTATCAATATTACCCGCTACAAAGGGCTTGCGGAGATGAACGCAGATCAGTTGAAAGACACGACCATGGACCGTGAATCACGAATTCTGCTTCAGGTCAAGATGGAGGATGCTGTCGAGGCGGATCGGATGTTTACCCTGCTCATGGGTGATGATGTTGATCCACGGCGTGTCTTTATCGAAAAATATGGGAATCAGGTGAATCTCGACCTGTACGGGGCGTAAGATGTCAAATGATGTCGTGGATTGGCGTGACAGTGGCGTGAGAATTGTCCGCAGCGATCGGCTTGATATCAATACGCCGCAGACCCCCGGTATGACCCGTGCCGCTGCCATCAATCGTGCGACCGCTGGAGCTAACAAGCTCTGGGCTGGCACGGTGAATATTCAACCGAACGCAAAAACCGGCGCACACCATCATGGCGCGTTGGAGAGTGTGATTTATGTGGTGAAGGGGCGCGCACGTATGCGGTGGGGAGAGCAGCTTGAATTTGTCGCAGAGGCGGGTCCCGGTGATTTCATCTATGTGCCGCCTTTCGTGCCACACCAAGAAATTAACGCCAGCACGGACGAACCTCTCTCCTGTGTTTTAGTGCGGAGCGATCAAGAGCCAATTGTCGTCAACTTGGATATTGAACCGGTAGAGCCACCGGAGGAAGTCTATTGGGTTGACCCAATCCACCCTGAACCGTAAAGGGAACAGAGAAATGATTAAAGTAAAGATCCCTAGAGAAACATGGCACAAAACTTGGAAGTCATTGCTCCAAGAAGGACCTATCACGCGAGTGTCAAAGGATTACATCTATCTGATTTCAAATCGGCATCTACAAATACTACAGGAAAAACAACTTCCATTTGAGGAGATAGACACTGTTGTTAGTCCGAGTGAAAAAATACGACATTTACTTGCCTCTCCGCTACAATGATGGAAGACAAATTGAAGATGAAAGATCTGATCAAGTTGATGATGTCCTTTACGAACGCTTTGGTGGATTGACTACTGTCCTGTGTGAATTTCCATTGCGTGGCTTATGGAGTGGAGAAAGTGAAGCCTATCGCGATCTCATCGTCATTTATACTACCATCGACTTTGAACCTTCCGAGTCAACAACCCGATTTTTTGAGGAATACAAAGAGATTTTAAAGTCTCAATTTCAGCAAGAAGATATACTAATCACGGTTCAAGAAATTGGAGTATTTTAGAACATACATTTGCCGATAAATTATACCAAGGAGTAAAGCAGAACGTGCTAACACGAAACGATGAAAATACCAATATTGTCACGCGATATATTGAAGATGAGTTAAGGGAATCCTACCTCACCTACGCGATGAGCGTGAACACCAACCGGGCGATTCCGGACCTCAGAGATGGATTGAAGCCCAGCACGCGACGCATCCTCTATGCCATGGGAGAGATGAACCTCACGGCAGGACGCTCCTATGACAAGTGTGCGGCTGTCGTTGGTGAGGTCATGAAGAACTTCCATCCACACGGCGACGGTCCAATCTACGATACGTTGGTTGGACTGGTTCAAGAGTTTGCCATGCGTTACCCTTTGGTGGACGGACAGGGGAATTTTGGGTCCATTGACGACGACCCACCGGGAGCAATGCGCTACACAGAGTGCCGTTTGATGCGGATTGCGGATGAGATGTTGGCAGACATCCACAAAAATACCGTTGACTTTCAGCCCAACTACAAGGAATCGACAACCGAACCGACCGTACTTCCGGCACGGTTACCAAACTTGCTAGTCAACGGGACAACCGGTATTGGCGTGGGATACCTGACACGAATTCCGCCGCATAACTTGGGGGAAATCGTTGATGGGTTAATTCTATTGCTGGAGAATCCAGAAGCAACCCTTGAAGATCTCATGGTGCATATCCCTGGTCCCGACTTCCCGACAGCAGCCGAGATTGTCGGACGCACCGGTATTCGTGACATATACGCCAATGGTAGAGGCTCAATCACCGTCCGAGGAAAAGCGGTTATTGAGCGAACCAAAGAAGGCAGAGAACGCATCCTCATCACAGAGATTCCGTACCAAGTTAAGAAAAATCACTTACTCCAGAAGATGTATGATCTTGTCGCCGGTAAGACAATCACAGGAATCTCCGATATCCGGGATGAGTCCGATCAAAACATACGGGTTATTGTTGAGCTCAAACGGGGTGAGATTGCACAGGTGATATTGAACCAGCTATACAAGCATACGCAGATGCAAACCAACTACAGCGCGATTATGCTATGCCTCGTTGATGGGTTGCCCAAAGTGCTGTCTCTGACGGAGATCATGAGTTACTATCTCGAACATCGTCGAGAGGTCATTCGCCGTCGGACGCAATACGATCTTGACGTCTGTGAACGACGAGCACATATTCTGGAAGGGTATCGTATCGCCTTAAACAACATTGAAGATGTGATCGACACTGTTCAAACCGCGGAATCTCCCGAAGAGGCTCGAAACCTATTAATAGAAAATTATGATCTGTCGGAGGTGCAAGCAAGTGAGATCTTAACCATGACGCTCCGCCAATTGACAGGGCTGGAGCGACAGAAAATTAATGATGAGTACGCAAACCTTCTCGAACAGATTGAAGAGTTGCGGACAATCCTTGATAGTGAAATCCTCATTACTAACATTATCAAAGAGGAATTATTAGAACTAAAAGCCAAATACGCTGACGAACGACGGACCGAAATCGTTGATGCGGTGACCGAGTTTGAGATTGAAGACCTCATCGCTGATGAAGAGATGGTTGTCGCTATTTCTCACGAGGGTTACATCAAGCGAGTGCCAATTACCACCTATCGTCGTCAGCATCGAGGCGGGGTGGGTGTAATTGGGATGCAGAGCAAGGAAGGGGATTATCCCGAACATGTCTTTATCGCATCAGCCCATCAATATATCCTCTTCTTTACCGATCGCGGCAAATGTTATTGGCTGAAAGTCTTCGAGATTCCAGAACGGAGTCGTACTGCATCGGGGCAAGCAATTGTCAATCTGCTGCGAATAGAAAACGATGAGAAGATCACAGCGTTTGTACCTGTGCGTGAGTTTGATGAAGATCGGTCTGTTTTTATGGCAACGGAGAAAGGCGTTGTCAAGAAATGCAGCCTTGAAGTTTTTAGTAGGCCATATTCTGCCGGTATTATTGCGATCAATCTCGACGAAGGTGACAAACTTATCGGGGTGCATTTGACCGAAGGTAATCACAATATCCTATTGGTCACACGATCTGGGTTATCCATCCGGTTCAATGAAGGGGAAGTTCGTAGGATGGGACGGACGGCAGCGGGCGTTCGTGGAATCCGTTTGGCACAAGACGATTTCGTTATTGGTATGATTGCTGCGGCCGATGAGAGCGAGACCGTGTTGGTCGTGACGGAAAATGGTTACGGCAAACGTACGTTGTTGGCGAATTATCGTTTGCAGGGACGCGCTGGAAAAGGTGTGATTGCGATTAAAACAAGCACCCGTAACGGACCTGTTGTTGCAACGAAAATGGTGTCGAACGATGACGAGCTAATTATTGTGAATTCAAACGGCATGTTGACACGCATGGCAGTCAACGATATCCGCACGATTGGGAGAAATACGCAGGGCGTGCGTTTGATGTCCTTGCGGAAAGAGGAGAGTGTTGTTGATGTTGGAAAAATCTCCCAAAATGGTAACGAACCCGAAGTTGAGGAAAGTTGATAAGTCACCTATAGAAAGGTCTTAATATGATACGTCTATCAGCGATATCGCTCGCTACCCTGATAGTGGTGAACTTAAATGCACAACTGAACGCTTCTGACGCAGCAGCATCAGAGTCAATGGTGGACAACGTTCGGGTCGTTGATAAGCCATTGGGTCCCGAATATAAACGTGCGATGCGGGTTTATGCCCATTTGATCTCCGCCACCTATTTCCGGGTAACGGCTAAACTGTCCCCTGCAAAAAAAGAGTATCAACAGATTCTGCGTGAACATGAAGCTTCCGCCTTTGTCCATACTCAATTGGCGCGCCTTAGCATGGAGATGTTCGACCTTCCAGCTGCGGAGGAACACTGCCGGAGAGCGATTGAAATTGCCCCTGGAGAACCAATGCCCTATTACCTGCTCGGACAGGTTATGATTTGGCGATACGGAAATGCAAAGCACAAAGATAAATGGGATGATATTGTTGCGACATTCCAAAAAGTCGTCGAACTAGATCCCGATCATTACGGATTTGAGAAAAATGGACGGCCGTTCAGCGCGTATAACTACCTTGGCGACATTGGGGAACAGATGGGAGACTACCAATCTGCTGCGAACGCTTTCAAAGAGCTGATTCGTATCATGCCCTATCAGCCGCTGTATTATCTACGGTTGGGCAGTCTCTATAACCAGTTGGGGGATAAACAGGAAGCAATCACCACTTACGAACGTGCAATCAAAATCAACCGCGACCTATGGCGAGCACATGACGCACTGTGGAAATTGGGTGTTGAGCA
This portion of the Candidatus Poribacteria bacterium genome encodes:
- a CDS encoding tetratricopeptide repeat protein → MIRLSAISLATLIVVNLNAQLNASDAAASESMVDNVRVVDKPLGPEYKRAMRVYAHLISATYFRVTAKLSPAKKEYQQILREHEASAFVHTQLARLSMEMFDLPAAEEHCRRAIEIAPGEPMPYYLLGQVMIWRYGNAKHKDKWDDIVATFQKVVELDPDHYGFEKNGRPFSAYNYLGDIGEQMGDYQSAANAFKELIRIMPYQPLYYLRLGSLYNQLGDKQEAITTYERAIKINRDLWRAHDALWKLGVEQHDRLYQEDQLEAAAENLQKAIYSYSQLQRLAPPANHKHDHDNDLLAQFRARLGSLYVVLERENEAIEILKEALETTPNNPDANYWLGIAYQEIGNFEQAEHYLRTTIALSPEREEAYNALGYFFAELGTNLDEAVKLIQKALKKSPANGAYLDSLGWAYFKQGKLNDALKQLEKAVIYMPNSVEVQDHLGEVYLKKGLKKEAVAAWQKAIQLSPGDTTILEKLKKHGQE
- the gyrA gene encoding DNA gyrase subunit A, with the translated sequence MLTRNDENTNIVTRYIEDELRESYLTYAMSVNTNRAIPDLRDGLKPSTRRILYAMGEMNLTAGRSYDKCAAVVGEVMKNFHPHGDGPIYDTLVGLVQEFAMRYPLVDGQGNFGSIDDDPPGAMRYTECRLMRIADEMLADIHKNTVDFQPNYKESTTEPTVLPARLPNLLVNGTTGIGVGYLTRIPPHNLGEIVDGLILLLENPEATLEDLMVHIPGPDFPTAAEIVGRTGIRDIYANGRGSITVRGKAVIERTKEGRERILITEIPYQVKKNHLLQKMYDLVAGKTITGISDIRDESDQNIRVIVELKRGEIAQVILNQLYKHTQMQTNYSAIMLCLVDGLPKVLSLTEIMSYYLEHRREVIRRRTQYDLDVCERRAHILEGYRIALNNIEDVIDTVQTAESPEEARNLLIENYDLSEVQASEILTMTLRQLTGLERQKINDEYANLLEQIEELRTILDSEILITNIIKEELLELKAKYADERRTEIVDAVTEFEIEDLIADEEMVVAISHEGYIKRVPITTYRRQHRGGVGVIGMQSKEGDYPEHVFIASAHQYILFFTDRGKCYWLKVFEIPERSRTASGQAIVNLLRIENDEKITAFVPVREFDEDRSVFMATEKGVVKKCSLEVFSRPYSAGIIAINLDEGDKLIGVHLTEGNHNILLVTRSGLSIRFNEGEVRRMGRTAAGVRGIRLAQDDFVIGMIAAADESETVLVVTENGYGKRTLLANYRLQGRAGKGVIAIKTSTRNGPVVATKMVSNDDELIIVNSNGMLTRMAVNDIRTIGRNTQGVRLMSLRKEESVVDVGKISQNGNEPEVEES
- a CDS encoding cupin domain-containing protein is translated as MSNDVVDWRDSGVRIVRSDRLDINTPQTPGMTRAAAINRATAGANKLWAGTVNIQPNAKTGAHHHGALESVIYVVKGRARMRWGEQLEFVAEAGPGDFIYVPPFVPHQEINASTDEPLSCVLVRSDQEPIVVNLDIEPVEPPEEVYWVDPIHPEP